The DNA region CCTATGTCGTGGTGCCGCAGGGCGGGGCGCAGCGCGCAGCCGTCGACTACCACGACGCCGGTCTCGACGACCCGGGTTTCAACTCCGGTTCGCTCGACGTCTGGAACCCGCGAGGCGAGGTGACGATCGAGCGCACAGATCAGGGAACGGCGAAGACCGAGTCCCGCGGCGACAACATCGCTGTGCTCGGCGCTGCCGCATCGTCCATCACCCAGACCGTCACCGGCCTGAAGCCGGGAGAGCGGTACTCGTTCTCGGCCCAGGTGCAGATCGAGCCGACGGCGACGAGAGACGTCACGGTGGCGGTCGACACGGGGAACGGGGTCGTTCCGGCCACCTGGAACCTCTCCCCGACGGAGAACCGCATGGTGTCGGACTCGAAGGCCGGGTTGGGGTACCAGCGAGGATCGGTCTCCTTCCTGGCACCGGCGTCCGGTCAGGTGGATGTCTCCGTGTCCGCCGTGGCGGGTGAGCCGAAGGTGCGGGTCGACAACGCGCGCATCATGCGCGATACGACTTCGCCTCGTGCCGAGGGCACCGTCTACTCGAACGACTTCGAGGGCAACCAGGCCGGCTGGGGGCCGTTCGTCTTCGCAGGCGACCCCGGCGGCATCCGCACGAGCATCTCGCGCCGCAACGAGCCCTACACGACGAGCGAATGGCGGAACACCGCCATCCCGTTCGACTCGGGGGCACTGGCCGGGCTCGCGGTCGACTCCACCCTGTCGGGGGATCACTCGCTGATGTCGAACTCGGAGTACAGCGGTCTGATCTATCGCACCGACCCGACGCTCGTGCCGTTGCAGGCAGGGCACTCCTACCGGATCGGCTTCGACTACCAGGCCGGGGCGAGCGGCGCATATCGCTGGCTCACCGGGACCGACTCCGTGGCGGGTGGCAAGGTCACGTCGACCACGCTCAGCCGCACGGGGATCACCCAGGCGCTGGAGACGGCACAGTTCTCGCAGGACGTCGTCGTCGGATGCGGCGACTACACCTGGGTGGGACTCGAGCGGGTGGGAGGGCCGGAAGTGGACTTCGTGCTCGACGACTTCACCGTCACCGACCTCGGTCCCACCACCGGCGGCACCCCGTGCGCGACCGTGTCCGGCGAAGCGGGCGTCCTGAGCCCCGGTGCGCAGACCGCGTTCACGACCACCTTCACGAACAGCGAGTCCATCGCCGTCGAGAACATCGGCGTGCAGCTCGAGCTGCCGGAGGGGTACGCGGTTGAGGTCGCCGACGGCTCATCGAACCTGTTCGAGACGGTCGCTCCCGGGGACAGTGTGGACACCACGTGGCTGATCACCGCGCCGGCAGCCGCAGCCGGTACGGGCATCGGAATCGGGATCGCGGCGACGTACCTCGCGGATTGCGACGTGCGCACCGTCCGCACGACGCAGGAGGTGTCGGTGTCCTCGCGGGCACGCATCCCCAACTCGCAGATCACGGTGTCGGCGAGCTCCGAGGAGACAGCCGGTGAAGACGGCGCCGCCGCCAACATGATCGACGGCAACGCCGGCACCTTCTGGCACAGCCGGTGGAGCGTCGACGCGACCTCGTATCCGCACGTGATGACCTTCGATCTCGGTGCCGCCGAGAAGATCGACGGCATCTCGTACCTGCGTCGCAACGCGAACCAGAACGGGCCGATCAAGGGCTATGAGGTCGCGGTCTCCGCGGACGGGCAGGCGTACACGCCGGTCACGTCGGGGGAGTGGCAGAACCTCGCCGACTGGCAGGACGTGGACTTCGCCGAGACCACAGCCCGCTACATCCGGGTCACCGCGACCTCATCGATCTCGGGGACGCAGTTCGCCTCGGTGGCCGAGATGGCCGTCTACGGCTCCTCGGCTCCGCAGGCGGGCCATGCGCCCGCGACGCGTCCGGCCGACGACCTGAGCGCGTGCAACCCGGCTATCGATCCGAAGATCGGTCTCGACACCGACTCGGTGCGCGCCGGGGAGACGGTGGGTGTCGCGCTCACGGGCTTCGGTCCGCGCTCGACGGTGTCGGTGTGGCTCGACGGCGCGAAGCTGACGGATGCGACGGTCGATGAGAAGGGCGCGCTGTCGACGAGACTGCTGATCCCCACCGACGCCTCGCTCGGGAAGCACCGGGTGATCGTCCAGGACGCGTCCGGTGCGGAACTCGCCAGCGCTCCGTTGAAGGTCAAGAAGGCGAAGCCGGGGAAGAAGGCGACCGTCACGGCCTCCATCGGCTCGGTGGTGGCGGGAGGGAGTCTGACCGTGCAGCTGAGCGGGTTCGAGCCGGACGCGGTGGTGCAGCTGTGGCTGCATTCCGAGCCGGTGCGGATCGGCGAGGTGACGGTGTCCGCCGACGGCGACGCCGTGGCCACGGTCTCGATTCCCGCAGCGACGCCGGCTGGAGCCCACGCTCTCGTCGCGACCGACGCCCAGGGCGTGGAGCTGGCGCGCGGGGACCTCACGGTCACGGCCGGTGCTGCCGCTAGCGCCGGTGGCCTCGCGACGACCGGTGCAGACGGAGCCATCTGGGCAGGGGCGGCGGTCGCCGGTCTGGCCGCGATCACGCTCGGCCTCGTCCTCTGGCTGCGGAGACGCCGACTGAGCTGACGCACCGCCCGAACGGCCCGGAGTGCTCCTCCGGGCCGTTCGCCGTCTCTACCGCGCCCCACCCCGCGTCCGCCCGCCCCGCGCCCCGCCCCGCGTCCGCCCGCCCCGCGTCCGCCCGCCCCGCGCCCACCCGCCCTCGCCCCGCCGAGTGCACGGCTCGTTGTCGAGTGCACGACTTGTACGCGTGGAGATTCCGTGCGCTCGCCAGATTCCCGTGCGCTCGCTGAGCCTCCGACCCGGCTTGCCCTCCGACGCCGCACACCCCGCAGCCCCCGCACACCCCGCAACCCCCGCACACCCCGCAGCCACGCAGCACCGCACATCCACCGCGCGCAGACGTCCGCCCTCGGCCGATGGGCCGAGGGCGGACGTGAGGGATGAGACGGGGGATCAGCCCTTGACCGCGCCGGCGGCGAGACCGGAACGCCAGTACTTCTGCAGGGCGAAGAACAGCAGCACGAGCGGGATGACGCCGAGCAGGGCGCCGAGCATGACCGCACCCTTGTCCGGGGCGAAGTAGCTCACCATGCCGTAGAGACCGAGGGTCACGGGCTTCAGATCCTGACTCGAGATCATCATGAGGGGAAGCAGGAAGTTGTTCCACGTCGCGACGAAGATGAACAGGAAGATCGTCACCATCGCCGGACCCAGCAGGCGCATCACGATCGTGAAGAAGATGCGGGCCTCGCCGGCGCCGTCGATGCGAGCTGCTTCGAGCAGTTCGGTCGGCACCGACGACTGGGCGTAGACCATGCCGAGGAAGACACCGAACGGAGACACCGCCGAGGGGATGATGATCGCCCAGACGGTGTTGGTCAGTCCGAGCGCCTGGAACTCGATGTACAGCGGCACCGTCAGCAGCGCCACCGGGAGCAGGAGCCCGGCCATGATCACGCCCACGGCGATGCGCTTGCCGGGGAACGCGAACTTCGCGATCGCGTAACCGGCCATCACGGCGAACAGGGTGCCGATGACGCCCGCACTCACCGAGTAGAGCATCGAGTTGCCGACCCAGCGCCAGAACAGACCCTGGGTCCAGTTCATCAGGCTGTCGTAGTTGGTGCCGAGGTTCCAGTCGGCGAACCAGAAGCCGAAGGTCGAGGTGAGGTCGGTGTTGTTCTTCGTGGAGGCGACGATGAGCCAGTACACCGGCACCAGGAAGTACAGCGTCGCGATCACGAGCGCGATGATGCCGAACGCGCGCGCGACCGGGGTCGGGGCGATCGAGGGCGGCGGAGCATCCACGTCGCGCGGGCGACGGGGGCGTCGGCGCGTGGATGGCTCAGTGGTGATGAGGCGCGTGGTGGTCATGCGTCGCCCTTCCGGCGCTGCAGCAGCGCGTACACGATCGCGAGCACGCCCGCGATCAGAGCCATGAGCAGGGAGTATGCGGATGCCGGGCCGCTGCCGGACGGTGAGATCTCGCCCATCATCGTGTTGTAGGTGAGCATCATCGGGGTGAAGTCCTTGCCCATCCACGAGTTCGCGGCCTGCAGCACCACCGGCTCGTTGAACAGTTGGATGGTGCCGATGATCGACAGGAGCACGGCGAGCAATGCGGCCCCGCGCACCAGCGGTACCTTGATGCGCATCGAGATCTGGAATCCGGATGCACCGTCGAGGCGTGCCGCCTCATAGAGGTCGCGCGGAACAGCCTGCAGCGCCGACAGGAAGATCAGCATGTTGTAGCCCGTGTAGGTCCA from Microbacterium sp. SY138 includes:
- a CDS encoding carbohydrate ABC transporter permease, whose translation is MTTTRLITTEPSTRRRPRRPRDVDAPPPSIAPTPVARAFGIIALVIATLYFLVPVYWLIVASTKNNTDLTSTFGFWFADWNLGTNYDSLMNWTQGLFWRWVGNSMLYSVSAGVIGTLFAVMAGYAIAKFAFPGKRIAVGVIMAGLLLPVALLTVPLYIEFQALGLTNTVWAIIIPSAVSPFGVFLGMVYAQSSVPTELLEAARIDGAGEARIFFTIVMRLLGPAMVTIFLFIFVATWNNFLLPLMMISSQDLKPVTLGLYGMVSYFAPDKGAVMLGALLGVIPLVLLFFALQKYWRSGLAAGAVKG
- a CDS encoding endo-alpha-N-acetylgalactosaminidase family protein, encoding MSKPSRPPRAAVALSSLLATALAFGGVLIQAPAAQAADLIPVPKTDYRLHGVSSESDPYPAPPSVDGTALAAFDGDFGTQWVSRYTEKAPFPHWLSIDLQRSVSVKALDYSGKLGQRIDAKNVEVYVTDDAQAATLSPADGGWGAAVATATLHAPTSNNEKQRISLDTAVEGRYVALLIIDAQDMTGNGAGGGEIEILSDQELPPIVTEPEVPDTDEKVEIADGGTTAVVSTEFPRIAEYRVGDDSITGQRTSAKTWSVNGTSYPSETTSTSSATGVDYVSKLTGIDVTVRSSIRVAKNGTVGFEVTAVEGSATVTTLGVPDNAFLSASAADGGATLDRTVISPDSTKNADEHIAVNASTATGQKGAAFAFLGNGALVGSVITNATTQASGGTASWNTRLTTRVTEASGRTAEIGSSAWLVHPTTAVDSRVTTYALPQVTVLLAADRNGDATVDWQDAAIRYREVDTPRLGADRVAERVVSRIPFNFASSATNYFDLVLDNTKRIANQTDGLGQWVLNKGYGSEGHDSANTDYGGNYNERAGGLDDLNTLVDEGAKLNADMSVHVNATEIYPQANAFDPAILDGDAPYKKGWAWLDQSYYINQQADLGTGRVLDRFQQLRDEVPGLSGVYIDVYYSNGWVAEELADELNGMDLEVATEWGDKFVDNTVWSHWPNDLAYGGKDNKGINSTMVRFIQNGQADIWNDDALLGQQRLIDAEGWQGNRNWDGFMGNIWTQSLPTKFLQHFDLLTYEAGAEATLTDDVAVRMDGSTRVVTMDGATVLRGDSYLLPWQSLESNEEAGSPVDADKMYFYSASGGEKTFGLTDAFRGNTAFDVFELGDQGRVKVGTVNATGGELTLTGDKGTAYVVVPQGGAQRAAVDYHDAGLDDPGFNSGSLDVWNPRGEVTIERTDQGTAKTESRGDNIAVLGAAASSITQTVTGLKPGERYSFSAQVQIEPTATRDVTVAVDTGNGVVPATWNLSPTENRMVSDSKAGLGYQRGSVSFLAPASGQVDVSVSAVAGEPKVRVDNARIMRDTTSPRAEGTVYSNDFEGNQAGWGPFVFAGDPGGIRTSISRRNEPYTTSEWRNTAIPFDSGALAGLAVDSTLSGDHSLMSNSEYSGLIYRTDPTLVPLQAGHSYRIGFDYQAGASGAYRWLTGTDSVAGGKVTSTTLSRTGITQALETAQFSQDVVVGCGDYTWVGLERVGGPEVDFVLDDFTVTDLGPTTGGTPCATVSGEAGVLSPGAQTAFTTTFTNSESIAVENIGVQLELPEGYAVEVADGSSNLFETVAPGDSVDTTWLITAPAAAAGTGIGIGIAATYLADCDVRTVRTTQEVSVSSRARIPNSQITVSASSEETAGEDGAAANMIDGNAGTFWHSRWSVDATSYPHVMTFDLGAAEKIDGISYLRRNANQNGPIKGYEVAVSADGQAYTPVTSGEWQNLADWQDVDFAETTARYIRVTATSSISGTQFASVAEMAVYGSSAPQAGHAPATRPADDLSACNPAIDPKIGLDTDSVRAGETVGVALTGFGPRSTVSVWLDGAKLTDATVDEKGALSTRLLIPTDASLGKHRVIVQDASGAELASAPLKVKKAKPGKKATVTASIGSVVAGGSLTVQLSGFEPDAVVQLWLHSEPVRIGEVTVSADGDAVATVSIPAATPAGAHALVATDAQGVELARGDLTVTAGAAASAGGLATTGADGAIWAGAAVAGLAAITLGLVLWLRRRRLS